Proteins encoded in a region of the Isosphaeraceae bacterium EP7 genome:
- a CDS encoding NUDIX hydrolase, with protein MDEATTDGPEGRRVIYKGRKVDLALQSIRLSDGKTADREVIIHPGAVGLVAMVDADRVCLVRNFRYPPARSILEIPAGTLDPGETPESTAARELIEETGYRAGRIEPVSTWWVSPALMTERMHIFLCTELSPGPTEHQPDERIEPIVVTWDEAMAMVADGRIDDAKTMLALLICDARRKAARA; from the coding sequence GTGGACGAAGCGACGACGGACGGGCCGGAAGGTCGGCGGGTGATCTACAAGGGGCGCAAGGTCGACCTGGCCTTGCAGTCGATCCGCCTGAGCGACGGCAAAACCGCCGATCGCGAGGTGATCATCCACCCAGGGGCGGTGGGGCTGGTGGCCATGGTCGACGCCGACCGCGTCTGCCTGGTGCGCAACTTCCGCTATCCCCCGGCGCGGTCGATCCTGGAGATTCCCGCCGGGACGCTCGACCCCGGCGAGACGCCCGAGTCGACCGCGGCGCGTGAGCTGATCGAGGAAACGGGCTATCGCGCGGGCCGGATCGAGCCGGTGTCGACCTGGTGGGTCTCCCCGGCCCTGATGACCGAGCGGATGCACATCTTCCTCTGCACCGAGCTGAGCCCCGGGCCGACCGAGCATCAGCCCGACGAGCGGATCGAGCCGATCGTGGTCACCTGGGACGAGGCAATGGCCATGGTCGCCGACGGTCGGATCGATGACGCCAAGACGATGCTGGCATTGCTGATTTGCGACGCCAGGCGGAAGGCCGCCCGGGCTTGA
- a CDS encoding peptide chain release factor-like protein, whose amino-acid sequence MSDSAEIHPSRIDPKKLLEQCRVTFTRRSGPGGQNRNKVETAAVLEHLPTGLRAEAAECRTQGENRRAALFRLRMLLALELRSPQKDGEILPSLLWTSRCKGGRISVNPEHDDVPALLAEALDALAVCGMDVPAAASALGCSSTQLTRFLQVEPRALGLVNEHRRSIGLKPLR is encoded by the coding sequence GTGAGCGACTCAGCCGAGATTCATCCCAGCCGGATCGACCCCAAGAAGCTGCTCGAGCAGTGCCGGGTGACCTTCACCAGGCGTTCGGGACCCGGCGGGCAGAACCGCAACAAGGTGGAGACGGCCGCGGTGCTGGAGCACCTCCCCACGGGGCTGCGGGCCGAGGCGGCCGAATGCCGGACCCAGGGGGAGAACAGGCGTGCGGCGCTCTTCCGATTGCGCATGCTCCTGGCGCTAGAACTCCGTTCACCCCAGAAGGATGGGGAGATCCTGCCGAGCCTACTCTGGACCTCTCGGTGCAAGGGGGGGCGGATCTCGGTCAATCCCGAGCATGACGATGTCCCGGCCTTGCTTGCCGAGGCACTCGATGCCCTGGCGGTGTGCGGGATGGACGTTCCGGCGGCGGCATCGGCGCTGGGGTGCTCGTCAACGCAACTGACCCGGTTCCTCCAGGTCGAGCCGAGGGCGTTGGGCCTGGTCAACGAGCATCGCCGGTCGATCGGGCTGAAGCCCCTGCGATGA
- a CDS encoding glycosyltransferase: MISLSRRLATAPSRPWSAGPVRLALVITDLDVGGAERALVALATRLDRRRWEPSVVCLGPEAALAEPLRRAGIPTVCLGISAGNPPAAVLTLTRALRRIRPKVVQSFLFHANVAARLAAPLAGRPWVIGGLRVAERRANSHLKIDRLTMPLALGSVCVSEGVRAFSVRQGRLDPERLVVIPNGIEVGPIDVASPVERVSLGVPESAVLALYVGRLDTQKGLMTLLDAAEVMVKSDPNWWLLLVGEGPERPAIEARLSSLRGRVGLLGRREDVPGLMKAANLLVLPSLWEGMPNVVLEAMAARRAVVATSVEGTEDLVRPGETGWLVPPAAAGSLAAALGDAASDLDRLAQYGLAGRARVEAEFGIERVAPAYERLWARVLGLEWPIAEEAP; encoded by the coding sequence GTGATCTCGCTCTCCCGCCGCCTCGCGACCGCCCCGAGCCGCCCCTGGTCGGCCGGTCCTGTGCGCCTCGCTCTGGTGATCACCGACCTGGATGTCGGCGGCGCCGAGCGAGCCCTGGTCGCCCTGGCGACGCGGCTCGACCGCAGGCGCTGGGAGCCGAGCGTCGTCTGCCTGGGCCCGGAAGCCGCGCTGGCCGAGCCCTTGCGTCGGGCGGGCATCCCCACCGTCTGCCTGGGCATTTCCGCCGGGAATCCGCCGGCTGCTGTCCTGACCCTAACGCGTGCGTTGCGACGGATCCGGCCGAAAGTGGTGCAAAGCTTCCTGTTCCACGCGAACGTGGCGGCCCGCCTGGCGGCGCCGCTGGCGGGCCGACCCTGGGTGATTGGCGGCCTGCGGGTGGCTGAGCGGCGGGCCAACAGTCACCTGAAGATCGACCGCCTGACGATGCCCCTCGCCCTGGGCTCGGTCTGCGTCTCGGAGGGGGTCAGGGCCTTCAGCGTGCGGCAGGGGCGATTGGACCCGGAACGCCTGGTCGTGATCCCCAACGGCATCGAAGTCGGCCCGATCGATGTCGCAAGTCCTGTCGAACGGGTCAGTTTGGGCGTGCCCGAGTCCGCCGTTCTGGCGCTTTATGTGGGCCGGCTTGACACCCAGAAGGGGCTGATGACGCTGCTCGATGCGGCCGAGGTCATGGTGAAGAGCGATCCCAATTGGTGGTTGCTGCTGGTCGGCGAGGGGCCCGAGCGGCCCGCGATCGAGGCCCGCTTGTCGAGCCTCAGGGGGCGAGTCGGGTTACTCGGGCGCCGCGAGGACGTCCCTGGATTGATGAAAGCGGCGAACTTGCTGGTGCTCCCTTCTCTCTGGGAAGGGATGCCCAACGTCGTTCTCGAGGCCATGGCCGCGCGTCGGGCGGTGGTCGCCACGTCGGTCGAGGGGACCGAAGACCTGGTTCGACCCGGAGAAACCGGATGGCTCGTGCCTCCAGCAGCCGCCGGTTCACTCGCGGCTGCCCTGGGCGACGCGGCGTCCGACCTCGATCGGCTGGCGCAGTATGGACTTGCGGGCAGGGCGCGGGTCGAGGCCGAGTTCGGAATTGAGCGAGTTGCACCCGCCTATGAGCGGCTCTGGGCAAGGGTCCTCGGCCTGGAATGGCCGATCGCCGAGGAGGCCCCGTGA
- the queA gene encoding tRNA preQ1(34) S-adenosylmethionine ribosyltransferase-isomerase QueA, whose translation MLTADFDFDLPGDLIAQQPAEPRDQSRLMVLRRGNRSIEHRIFADLPDLLNPGDVLVRNVSKVVPARLIGRRVATGGAWEGLFLRALADNTWEILATTRGRPQPGEIVEVGQGLQLTLVERHEAGRWIVCPHAEAGLDLEGLLERHGQIPLPPYIRKGLEGPGDRVNYQTVYARDPGSVAAPTAGLHFTPLVFDRLDARDIARVDATLHVGIGTFRPIQTESIEDHALHGEWAELTDSAVQTLLARREAGGRIVAVGTTSARTLETAAKPTGRLAPFRGETSTYLMPGHDFRGLDALLTNFHLPRSSLLVLVSALAGVEFAREAYAEAVRLRYRFYSFGDAMLIL comes from the coding sequence TTGCTGACGGCCGACTTCGATTTCGACCTCCCGGGCGATCTCATCGCCCAGCAGCCGGCCGAGCCACGCGACCAGTCCAGGCTCATGGTCCTGCGCCGCGGCAATCGGTCAATCGAGCACCGGATCTTCGCCGACCTGCCCGACCTGCTCAATCCCGGCGACGTCCTCGTCCGCAACGTCTCGAAGGTCGTGCCGGCCCGCCTCATCGGCCGCAGGGTCGCGACCGGCGGTGCCTGGGAAGGTCTCTTCCTCCGAGCCCTGGCCGACAACACCTGGGAAATTCTGGCCACGACCCGTGGAAGGCCCCAACCCGGCGAGATCGTCGAGGTCGGCCAGGGCCTGCAACTGACACTTGTCGAGCGCCACGAGGCCGGCCGCTGGATCGTCTGCCCACATGCGGAAGCCGGGTTGGATCTCGAAGGGCTGCTCGAACGGCACGGGCAAATCCCCCTGCCGCCCTATATTCGCAAAGGCCTCGAAGGCCCCGGCGATCGGGTGAACTACCAGACCGTCTACGCACGAGATCCGGGCTCGGTGGCCGCCCCCACGGCCGGCCTCCACTTCACCCCCCTCGTCTTCGACCGACTCGACGCCCGAGACATTGCCCGGGTCGATGCAACCTTGCACGTCGGGATCGGGACATTCCGACCCATCCAGACGGAGTCCATCGAAGACCACGCTTTACATGGCGAATGGGCCGAATTGACCGACTCGGCCGTGCAGACGCTCCTGGCCAGGCGCGAGGCGGGCGGGCGGATCGTGGCCGTTGGGACGACGTCGGCCCGGACCCTGGAGACGGCGGCAAAACCCACCGGCCGGCTTGCCCCGTTCCGAGGAGAGACGTCGACGTATCTGATGCCAGGTCACGACTTCCGCGGCCTCGACGCCTTGCTAACCAACTTCCACCTGCCCCGCAGCAGCCTGCTCGTCCTGGTTTCTGCACTGGCCGGGGTCGAATTCGCCCGCGAGGCCTACGCCGAGGCCGTCCGCCTGCGTTACCGATTCTACAGCTTCGGCGATGCAATGCTTATTTTGTAA
- a CDS encoding heavy metal translocating P-type ATPase codes for MDFAVSFPSPGVILLKGPELFRDTDSPDCRRFLDCIFQAPEVSHVEIRRAEAELRFCPRTHSLKDVVRRVCSFLAPKPVPAPVHVHVREVEVEVPAFTFAYAGGDGSSGGPDHGSSYVFEPEYENAYENGHTNGSHLPNGSHLPHASGASGGPQNETRGPLIARPDTARDRKGVVRYYRHDSVVSGWEVKLDRPGRLKVKNRVLYRKQELCQAIERELVSVLGVDKYQSSSMRCTVQVDYDPHELTRRQVIEILDSALAGAENPSKLDKLDLHLPICTASLPLAALAQFAMPPLLPVAAVVFAYTSIPTFREARAVLVDERRLGVDVLDAIVVVGCLGTMSIFPGAMLCWCLGLGKVLVKRTQDNSKKLLLNAFGKQPRYCWLYKDGVEVQVSLDKLQQADVIVVNTGEVVPVDGVVVEGMAMIDQHALTGESTPAEKGVGDRVFASTLMVAGKMYVSVEKSGSDTASAKISQILNDSAGYKLSSQHKGEVMADRAVIPTLAIGAVGMATMGPAGCVAVLNSDFGTGIRMAAPLAMLSSLALCANKGILVKDGRALELMNEIDTVLFDKTGTLTRERPEVGRMIASEGFDGTQILRYAAAAEKKFHHPIALAILHKARELGLDLPSIDDTQYKVGYGITVHLEGHTVLVGSKRFMELEGIGMTPEVAEALEASHLEGNTMVMVGVDGRLGGAIELQSAVRPEVKDIVAGLRKRGVKHLAIISGDHEAPTRKLAEQLGMDRYFAQVLPADKADYVAKLQAEGRKVCFVGDGINDSIALKKANVSISLRGASSIATDTAHIVFLEEGLSKLCELKDISRELDRNVKRSWQLILAPNILCIAGVFTLGFGIMASVITNNVAAMAALGNGLLPLRQIAQVEAERRHKRELRQAHALERNAV; via the coding sequence ATGGACTTCGCCGTCAGCTTCCCCTCCCCGGGCGTGATCCTGCTGAAGGGTCCTGAGCTATTCCGGGACACCGACTCGCCAGACTGCCGCCGGTTCCTTGACTGCATCTTCCAGGCGCCCGAGGTGAGCCACGTCGAGATCCGACGGGCCGAGGCCGAGTTGAGGTTCTGCCCCAGGACACACAGCCTCAAGGACGTCGTCCGTCGCGTCTGCTCGTTCCTCGCCCCCAAGCCGGTGCCAGCCCCTGTTCATGTCCATGTCCGGGAGGTCGAGGTCGAGGTCCCCGCTTTCACCTTTGCGTATGCGGGCGGAGACGGCTCGTCGGGCGGCCCCGACCACGGCAGCAGCTACGTCTTCGAGCCCGAGTACGAGAACGCGTACGAGAACGGGCACACCAACGGCTCCCACCTTCCCAACGGCTCCCACCTTCCGCACGCCAGCGGGGCGTCCGGCGGCCCTCAGAACGAGACGCGTGGTCCCCTGATCGCGCGGCCCGACACGGCCCGCGACCGCAAAGGGGTGGTCCGCTACTATCGCCACGACTCGGTCGTCTCGGGCTGGGAGGTCAAGCTCGACCGGCCGGGCAGGCTCAAGGTCAAGAACCGGGTGCTCTACCGCAAGCAGGAGCTCTGCCAGGCGATCGAGCGCGAACTGGTGAGCGTCCTGGGCGTCGACAAATATCAATCGAGCTCGATGAGATGCACCGTCCAGGTCGACTACGACCCGCACGAGCTGACCAGGCGGCAGGTGATCGAGATCCTCGACTCGGCGCTCGCTGGCGCCGAGAATCCGTCGAAGCTCGACAAGCTCGACCTGCACTTGCCCATCTGCACCGCGTCGCTGCCGCTGGCCGCCCTCGCCCAGTTCGCCATGCCGCCGCTGCTGCCGGTCGCCGCGGTGGTCTTCGCCTACACGTCGATCCCGACCTTCAGGGAGGCTCGGGCCGTCCTGGTCGACGAGCGTCGCTTGGGCGTCGACGTTCTGGACGCCATCGTCGTCGTCGGCTGCCTGGGGACGATGTCCATCTTCCCGGGGGCCATGCTCTGCTGGTGCCTGGGCCTGGGCAAGGTGCTGGTCAAGCGGACGCAGGACAACTCCAAGAAGCTGCTGCTGAACGCGTTCGGCAAGCAGCCGCGCTATTGCTGGCTGTACAAGGACGGCGTCGAGGTGCAGGTCTCGCTGGATAAGCTCCAGCAGGCCGACGTCATCGTGGTCAACACCGGCGAGGTCGTGCCCGTCGACGGCGTGGTCGTCGAGGGGATGGCCATGATCGACCAGCACGCCCTGACCGGCGAGTCGACCCCCGCCGAGAAGGGGGTTGGCGACCGCGTCTTCGCCTCGACCCTGATGGTCGCCGGCAAGATGTACGTCTCGGTCGAGAAGTCGGGCAGCGACACCGCCTCGGCCAAGATCAGCCAGATCCTCAACGACTCGGCCGGCTACAAGCTCAGCTCGCAGCACAAGGGCGAGGTCATGGCCGACCGCGCGGTTATCCCGACCCTGGCCATCGGCGCCGTGGGCATGGCCACCATGGGCCCGGCCGGGTGTGTCGCGGTGCTCAACAGCGACTTCGGCACCGGCATCCGCATGGCCGCCCCACTGGCCATGCTCTCCAGCCTGGCCCTGTGTGCCAACAAGGGGATCCTGGTCAAGGACGGCCGGGCCTTGGAGCTGATGAACGAGATCGACACCGTCCTCTTCGACAAGACGGGCACGCTCACCCGCGAACGCCCCGAGGTCGGCCGGATGATCGCGTCGGAGGGCTTCGACGGCACCCAGATCCTCCGCTATGCCGCGGCCGCCGAGAAGAAGTTCCACCACCCCATCGCCCTGGCCATCCTCCACAAGGCCCGCGAGCTGGGCCTCGACCTCCCCTCGATCGACGACACCCAGTACAAGGTCGGCTACGGGATCACCGTCCACCTGGAGGGGCACACCGTCCTGGTCGGCAGCAAACGGTTCATGGAGCTGGAAGGCATCGGCATGACTCCCGAGGTGGCCGAGGCGCTCGAGGCCTCGCACCTGGAAGGCAACACGATGGTCATGGTCGGGGTCGACGGCCGCCTCGGCGGGGCCATCGAGCTGCAATCGGCCGTCAGGCCCGAGGTCAAGGACATCGTCGCCGGCCTGCGCAAGCGCGGGGTCAAGCACCTGGCGATCATCTCGGGCGACCACGAGGCGCCCACCCGCAAGCTGGCCGAGCAACTGGGCATGGACCGCTACTTCGCCCAGGTCTTGCCGGCCGACAAGGCCGATTACGTCGCCAAGCTCCAGGCCGAGGGGCGCAAGGTTTGCTTCGTCGGCGACGGGATCAACGACTCGATCGCCCTGAAGAAGGCCAACGTCTCGATTTCCCTGCGGGGTGCCTCGTCGATCGCCACCGACACCGCGCACATCGTCTTCCTGGAAGAGGGCCTGTCCAAGCTCTGCGAGCTGAAGGACATCTCCAGGGAACTTGACCGCAACGTCAAGCGGAGCTGGCAGTTGATCCTGGCGCCCAATATCCTCTGCATTGCGGGCGTCTTCACGCTAGGCTTTGGCATCATGGCCTCCGTCATCACCAACAACGTCGCCGCCATGGCCGCGCTAGGCAACGGGCTCCTGCCCCTCCGCCAGATCGCGCAGGTCGAGGCCGAGCGGCGGCACAAGCGAGAACTCAGGCAGGCCCATGCCCTGGAAAGAAACGCTGTTTGA
- a CDS encoding HAD family hydrolase: protein MSIARPAPKPSTLAGPVALRDGVVCLRDRAAFGPLADEPSDRLVRLALALPEVRSVAINRATGTATIRHKPAAGFHARLASAIRGEGVVLPLPPGPALAPEGETDYIARRLGDAATTWDLVHVAEGRVRLRHERLTRDLEFAEELTRRLRELPGVTRVGANAITGSVLIEYRPRLVTLTGLANAAERCLRPEPAAPQLLKPPKPVRLGPANATLGIAMLGELALPALLPVSAMLLIGTNIKIFRAAAAQIRAGQFGLPVLYAVIVGTTLASGQFFASALMSWSLRYWERRLRGDLAEHRHQLLHREQAGFARRFDPTTDREVLIEASLLQVGDRLNVGPAEIIPADGRVDAGEAIVDERSVRGLEGVTRKRAGDRVLDGSTVLTGTLTVEVSRLGDRTHDSGVRRAMLAATTPDRGSTAPTRDAEAFATRAVVPTLATAGFGLLAGDLGVAGAILRPDYATGPGMAVPLETLRDVALCARRGIIVRQPDALARLAEVDLILVDDHPMLARPELEVARITTKMPEDILLPLAAAALRHLDDERAHALMAACRARTLSVFKLNPTHFDRGVTITYGDHQIRVDDQDPAGGPMGPIAVEVDGTLVGLLEFRRSARPEAAEAIRRMQALAPVPMAFLSSRPQDEAVALAAALGIPIAHGDTTPEAAATLIRDAKARGRRIAFVGDCRRSTLAADAAHVAIALLDDRDEDLDAGRAGIFIQGGRPGPLADLWKIAGAHRDRVREAHRLILVPNLFCIAGAFFFGFTSLASVLVSNLGTYGLYRRATDSLRDLDEPATRRALGQFALAPAGDRVPGLS from the coding sequence GTGTCTATCGCCCGGCCCGCCCCCAAACCCTCGACGCTCGCCGGACCGGTTGCCCTGCGCGACGGGGTCGTCTGCCTGCGCGATCGGGCGGCCTTCGGCCCCCTTGCCGACGAGCCGAGTGACCGCCTCGTAAGGCTGGCCCTGGCACTGCCCGAAGTCCGCTCGGTCGCCATCAACCGGGCCACAGGCACCGCCACGATCCGCCACAAGCCTGCGGCCGGCTTCCACGCCCGGCTTGCCTCGGCCATCCGCGGCGAAGGAGTCGTGCTGCCCCTTCCGCCCGGCCCGGCGCTCGCCCCCGAAGGCGAGACCGACTACATCGCCAGGAGGCTGGGCGACGCGGCGACCACCTGGGATCTCGTCCACGTGGCCGAAGGCCGGGTCCGCCTGCGGCACGAACGCCTGACCCGCGACCTCGAGTTCGCCGAGGAGCTCACCCGCCGCCTCCGCGAGCTGCCGGGCGTCACGCGAGTTGGGGCCAATGCGATCACCGGCAGCGTCCTGATCGAGTACCGGCCCAGGTTGGTCACTCTCACCGGGCTGGCCAACGCCGCCGAGCGTTGCCTGCGCCCCGAGCCTGCCGCGCCGCAGCTCTTGAAGCCGCCGAAGCCGGTCCGCCTCGGCCCGGCCAATGCGACGCTTGGCATCGCGATGCTCGGCGAGCTGGCCCTGCCGGCGCTGCTACCGGTGAGCGCCATGCTGCTCATCGGCACCAACATCAAGATCTTTCGCGCCGCCGCCGCCCAGATCCGCGCGGGTCAGTTCGGCCTGCCGGTGCTTTACGCGGTGATCGTCGGCACCACGCTGGCCAGCGGACAGTTCTTCGCCTCGGCCCTGATGAGCTGGTCGCTCCGCTACTGGGAACGACGGCTACGCGGCGACCTCGCCGAGCATCGTCACCAGCTCCTGCACCGCGAACAGGCCGGCTTCGCGCGTCGGTTCGACCCGACAACCGACCGCGAGGTGCTCATCGAGGCCTCGCTCCTCCAGGTCGGCGATCGCCTGAACGTCGGCCCCGCCGAGATCATCCCGGCAGACGGCCGCGTCGACGCCGGCGAGGCCATCGTCGACGAGCGATCGGTTCGCGGCCTGGAAGGGGTCACGCGCAAGCGGGCCGGGGACCGCGTGCTCGACGGCTCAACCGTGCTGACGGGCACCCTCACCGTCGAGGTCAGCCGCCTGGGCGACCGCACCCACGACTCGGGCGTGCGCCGCGCCATGCTGGCGGCAACCACTCCGGACCGCGGGTCCACAGCCCCCACCCGAGACGCGGAGGCCTTCGCCACGCGGGCCGTCGTCCCCACCCTGGCCACCGCCGGCTTCGGCCTGCTTGCCGGCGACCTTGGTGTTGCCGGCGCGATTTTAAGACCCGACTACGCGACCGGCCCGGGCATGGCCGTACCGCTGGAAACCCTGCGAGACGTGGCCCTCTGCGCCCGCAGGGGGATTATCGTCCGCCAGCCCGACGCCCTCGCCCGACTCGCCGAGGTCGACCTCATCCTGGTCGACGATCACCCCATGCTCGCCCGCCCCGAGCTGGAAGTCGCTCGCATCACCACCAAGATGCCAGAGGACATCCTGCTCCCCCTGGCCGCAGCCGCCTTGCGTCACCTGGACGACGAGCGGGCCCACGCCCTGATGGCCGCTTGCCGGGCCCGCACGCTCTCCGTCTTCAAGCTGAATCCGACCCATTTCGATCGCGGCGTGACCATCACCTACGGCGACCACCAGATCCGGGTCGACGACCAGGACCCCGCCGGCGGTCCGATGGGCCCGATCGCCGTGGAGGTGGACGGCACCCTCGTCGGCCTGCTCGAGTTCCGCCGCTCGGCACGCCCCGAGGCCGCCGAGGCGATCCGCCGGATGCAGGCCCTGGCCCCCGTGCCGATGGCGTTCCTCTCTTCGCGACCCCAGGACGAGGCCGTCGCCCTGGCCGCAGCCCTGGGCATCCCCATCGCCCACGGCGACACAACACCCGAAGCCGCCGCCACACTGATCCGTGACGCCAAGGCCAGGGGTAGGCGTATCGCGTTCGTCGGCGACTGCCGCCGCTCGACCCTCGCGGCCGACGCCGCCCACGTGGCGATCGCCCTCCTTGATGACCGGGATGAGGACCTCGACGCCGGCCGCGCCGGAATCTTCATCCAGGGGGGACGCCCCGGCCCGCTCGCCGACCTCTGGAAGATCGCCGGGGCCCACCGTGACCGGGTTCGGGAGGCCCACCGCCTCATCCTGGTCCCGAATCTATTCTGCATCGCCGGAGCCTTCTTCTTCGGCTTCACCAGCCTGGCGTCCGTTCTGGTGAGCAACCTGGGGACCTACGGCCTCTATCGCCGGGCCACCGACTCGCTCCGAGACCTGGACGAGCCCGCAACGCGTCGGGCCCTCGGGCAGTTCGCCCTAGCCCCGGCCGGCGATCGAGTCCCCGGGCTGTCGTAA
- a CDS encoding MFS transporter, which translates to MRMSIVPSRTTDAPVLRAKTTGDRFLKALIFASAGLTGLSIAMYGGLASWVSEDLDLRHVHSGLAQAAFFAGNLLAVWLMGRALRANPSPGRLWLMALSFTAMGSLATGTPSFALLVFGRFVAGMGLSSTTLALTALIVERWPAERTRMLNLMHACTATAAALALGGGRSLAEGLGGWMPVFWLCALAGGLTAVGLRFVDLSPVEEVSDEETGFAEEFDADRPPVSLARIIGIMGAYVAIEQALTVFLPALAETALNLSPARASLAGAVMWAGVIVGRLGSAALRTLPERPTLIFGSLGMGASVLLAMVQTEWWTMAPLIFAAGVFGGPLIPTGYGLASRSRSVSRPLAISLCQVGTGLGGLAGPTFVGLAGDGWGLQAGLTCVALTALVAGLGLALPAQLASTGEDDDAVTSPSLNLAEAA; encoded by the coding sequence ATGAGGATGTCAATCGTCCCCAGTCGGACCACCGACGCGCCCGTTCTGCGCGCCAAGACCACCGGTGATCGATTCCTGAAGGCCCTGATCTTCGCCAGCGCCGGGCTCACCGGGCTTTCCATCGCCATGTATGGCGGACTGGCCTCGTGGGTTTCCGAAGATCTGGACCTGCGGCATGTCCACTCGGGACTGGCCCAGGCGGCCTTCTTCGCGGGCAACCTGCTGGCCGTCTGGCTGATGGGGCGGGCCTTGCGGGCCAACCCGTCGCCGGGCCGGCTCTGGCTGATGGCGCTGTCGTTCACGGCGATGGGTAGCCTGGCCACCGGGACGCCCAGCTTCGCGCTGCTCGTCTTCGGCCGGTTCGTGGCGGGCATGGGGCTCTCCAGCACCACGCTGGCGCTGACCGCCCTGATCGTGGAACGCTGGCCGGCGGAACGGACGCGGATGCTCAACCTGATGCACGCGTGCACGGCGACGGCCGCGGCCCTGGCGCTTGGCGGCGGTCGTTCGCTGGCCGAGGGGCTCGGCGGTTGGATGCCCGTCTTCTGGCTCTGCGCCCTGGCGGGCGGCCTCACCGCCGTCGGCCTCCGATTCGTGGACCTCAGCCCTGTCGAGGAAGTCTCCGACGAGGAGACGGGCTTCGCCGAGGAGTTCGACGCCGATCGGCCCCCGGTTTCGCTGGCCCGGATCATCGGCATCATGGGAGCCTATGTGGCGATCGAGCAGGCGCTCACCGTGTTCCTGCCCGCCCTGGCCGAGACGGCATTGAACCTGTCGCCGGCACGTGCCTCGCTGGCCGGGGCCGTGATGTGGGCGGGCGTGATCGTCGGCCGGCTCGGCTCCGCGGCGCTCCGCACGCTGCCCGAGCGGCCGACCCTGATCTTCGGCTCGCTCGGCATGGGTGCCAGCGTCCTGCTGGCCATGGTGCAGACCGAATGGTGGACGATGGCCCCGCTCATCTTCGCCGCGGGCGTCTTCGGTGGCCCCCTGATCCCGACCGGCTACGGCCTGGCCTCGCGCTCCAGGTCGGTCTCGCGCCCGCTGGCCATCAGCCTCTGCCAGGTCGGCACCGGCCTGGGCGGCCTGGCCGGCCCGACCTTCGTGGGCCTGGCCGGCGACGGCTGGGGCCTGCAAGCCGGCCTGACCTGCGTGGCGCTCACCGCCCTGGTCGCCGGCCTCGGCCTAGCGCTTCCAGCCCAGCTGGCCTCGACCGGCGAGGATGACGACGCCGTCACCTCGCCGTCGTTGAATCTGGCCGAGGCCGCCTGA